Proteins encoded by one window of Halobaculum halobium:
- the pyrF gene encoding orotidine-5'-phosphate decarboxylase — protein sequence MPEFNAFFERLRERIDSRDTVVSVGLDADIGRIPEQLLDKDLPRWAFNRRIIDATHEYAACYKPNAAFYEDADGWRSLRETVAYAHGKGVPVLLDAKRGDIGNTARKYAELLEHVDAITANPYMGRDSLEPFLSKPDKGVFVLCRTSNPGSADLQDLELDSGEPLYRRVAALADLWNERGNVGLVVGATAPDELEELREAVPDLPFLVPGVGAQGGDAEAAVEHGLADGVGLVNSSRGIIFAGEDREAHSASGGRSAESGDPEETFAKASGQAAKRLRDRLNQYRG from the coding sequence ATGCCGGAGTTCAACGCCTTCTTCGAGCGCCTGCGCGAGCGGATCGACTCACGCGACACCGTCGTCTCCGTGGGGCTGGACGCCGACATCGGCCGGATCCCGGAGCAGCTCCTCGACAAGGACCTCCCGCGGTGGGCGTTCAACCGTCGGATCATCGACGCGACCCACGAGTACGCCGCGTGTTACAAGCCAAACGCCGCCTTCTACGAGGACGCCGACGGCTGGCGCTCGCTCCGCGAGACGGTCGCGTACGCCCACGGCAAGGGCGTCCCCGTCCTGCTCGACGCCAAGCGCGGCGACATCGGCAACACGGCCAGGAAGTACGCGGAACTGCTGGAACACGTCGACGCGATCACGGCGAACCCGTACATGGGCCGCGACTCGCTGGAGCCGTTCCTCTCGAAGCCCGACAAAGGCGTGTTCGTCCTCTGTCGCACCTCCAACCCCGGCAGCGCCGACCTCCAGGACCTGGAACTCGACTCCGGCGAGCCGCTGTACCGACGGGTCGCCGCGCTCGCGGACCTGTGGAACGAGCGCGGGAACGTCGGGCTCGTCGTCGGCGCGACCGCGCCCGACGAACTGGAGGAACTGCGCGAGGCGGTCCCCGACCTCCCATTCCTTGTCCCCGGCGTGGGGGCGCAGGGCGGCGACGCGGAGGCGGCCGTCGAGCACGGACTCGCCGACGGCGTCGGACTCGTCAACTCCTCGCGGGGGATCATCTTCGCGGGGGAAGACCGCGAGGCACACAGCGCCTCGGGGGGTCGGTCGGCGGAGTCGGGAGACCCCGAGGAGACCTTCGCGAAGGCGTCCGGGCAGGCTGCGAAGCGACTCCGGGATCGACTGAACCAGTACCGCGGGTGA